The nucleotide window CGAAAATCCGATGCTCAACGGCGAGACCATCCGTCTCGATGGCGCGATCCGCATGGCACCGCGCTGATGCGCAGGTGCCGGCAAGGTGCACCGCGCTGATGCGCAGGTGCCGGCAAGGTGCACCGCGCTGATGCGCAGGTGCCTCAGATGGTTGGCATCGTATTCATGAGCACAAAATGAAACCGGCCGCCCGATGGGCAGCCGGTTTTTTCGTGTTCAGCGGCTGTTGGCTCAGTCGACGCGGCGCACGGCGCCTTCTGCGGCCGAGGTCGCGAGCAGCGCATAGGCCTTCAGGGCCGTGGAGATCTTGCGCGTGCGCTTCTCGCCCGGCTTCCAGGCGGCCGCGCCCCTGGCTTCCATCTCCGCACGCCGGCGCGCCATCTCCTCGTCCGAGACGGCAAGGTGGATCGTCCGGTTCGGGATGTCGATCTCGAGCGTGTCGCCTTCCTGCGCAAGGCCGATCTCTCCGCCTTCCGCCGCCTCGGGCGAAACGTGGCCGATGGACAGGCCGGAGGTGCCGCCGGAGAAGCGCCCGTCGGTGACGAGGGCGCACTTCTTGCCGAGGCCTTTCGACTTCAGATAGCTCGTCGGATAGAGCATTTCCTGCATGCCGGGGCCGCCGCGCGGGCCTTCATAGCGGATCAGCACCACGTCGCCGGCTTCGATCTTGCCGGTCAGGATGGCGCTGACGGAGCTGTCCTGGCTTTCGAAGATGCGGACACGGCCGGTGAACTTGAGAATGGACTCATCGACGCCGGCCGTCTTCACGATGCAGCCGTCACGAGCGATGTTGCCGTAGAGAACGGCAAGGCCGCCGTCCTGGGAATAGGCATGCTCCTTGGCGCGGATCACGCCCTTCTCGCGGTCGGTGTCGACGCTGTCATAGCGGCAATCCTGCGAGAACGCGGTCTGACTGGGGATGCCCGCCGGGCCGGCGCGGAAGAAGTCGTGGACGCTCTGGCTGGTGGTACGCTTGACGTCCCAGCGGTCCAGCGCGTCGGCGAGGCTCGGCGAATGGACCATGGGCAGGGACGTGTCGAGCAGGCCGGCACGGTCGAGCTCGCCGAGAATGCCCATGATGCCACCGGCCCGGTGCACGTCTTCCATGTGAACATGCGAGACCGACGGGGCGACCTTGCACAGCACCGGCACCTTGCGCGACAGCTTGTCGATGTCGGCCATCGTGAAGTCGATCTCGCCCTCGCGGGCCGCGGCCAGCAGGTGCAGCACGGTGTTGGTCGAGCCGCCCATGGCGATGTCCAGCGACATGGCGTTGTGGAACGCCTGACGATTGGCGATCGAGCGCGGCAGCACGCTGTCGTCGTCCTGCTCGTAGTGCCTGCGGGTGACATCGACGATCAGGTGGCCGGCCTCGACGAACAGCCGCTTGCGGTCCGCATGGGTGGCGAGCGTCGAGCCGTTGCCGGGGAGCGACAAGCCGAGAGCCTCGGTGAGGCAGTTCATCGAGTTGGCGGTGAACATGCCGGAGCAGGAGCCACAAGTCGGGCAGGCGGACCGCTCGATGGCCTGAACGTCCTCGTCGGACATGCTGTCGTCGGCTGCCGCGACCATCGCATCGACCAGGTCGAGGTGGCGCTCCTTGCCGTCGGCCAGCTTGACCTTGCCGGCCTCCATCGGGCCGCCCGAGACGAACACGGCCGGGATGTTGAGGCGCATTGCGGCCATCAGCATGCCGGGAGTGATCTTGTCGCAGTTGGAGATGCAGACCATGGCGTCGGCGCAATGGGCGTTGACCATGTATTCGACGCTGTCGGCGATGATCTCGCGCGAGGGCAGCGAGTAGAGCATGCCGTCATGGCCCATCGCGATGCCGTCGTCGACGGCGATCGTGTTGAACTCCTTGGCAACGCCGCCGGCAGCCTCGATCTCTCGGGCAACCAACTGACCGAGATCCTTCAGATGCACATGGCCCGGCACGAACTGGGTGAAGGAGTTGACCACGGCAATGATCGGCTTGCCGAAATCTCCGTCCTTCATGCCTGTGGCGCGCCACAGGCCGCGTGCGCCCGCCATGTTGCGTCCGTGGGTGGTGGTTCTGGACCGGTAAGTCGGCATGCTCGCCTCGATCAGTTCGTATGACTATTAGTTCGGAAGGATGGGGTACGGGATCGGGACCGTCGACGCAAGGAAATTGCTGGACGGGCCGGCAATCCGGCCATGCGTTGCGCGCAAGGGTGCCGGATCGGGCGCTTTGCGCGCCCGTATTGGCTGAAAATCGTGGTTTTTACACGCTGAGATAGCGTTCGCGGATGGTTGGGTCCGCCTTCAGTTCGGCGCTCGTGCCGCTCCAGGCGACCTGGCCCTTTTCCACTACCACATGCCTGTCGGCCAGGACTTCCAGAGCCTCGACATTCTTGTCGACCACGAGGATCGACTGGCCGTCGCCTTTTAGCCGCTCGAGGCAGGCCCAGATCTCGGCGCGGATCAGCGGGGCCAGTCCCTCCGTCGCCTCGTCGAGGATCAGGAGTTTCGGATTGGTCATCAGCGCCCGGCCGATGGCCAGCATCTGCTGCTCGCCGCCGGAGAGCTGGTTGCCCAT belongs to Stappia indica and includes:
- the ilvD gene encoding dihydroxy-acid dehydratase, producing the protein MPTYRSRTTTHGRNMAGARGLWRATGMKDGDFGKPIIAVVNSFTQFVPGHVHLKDLGQLVAREIEAAGGVAKEFNTIAVDDGIAMGHDGMLYSLPSREIIADSVEYMVNAHCADAMVCISNCDKITPGMLMAAMRLNIPAVFVSGGPMEAGKVKLADGKERHLDLVDAMVAAADDSMSDEDVQAIERSACPTCGSCSGMFTANSMNCLTEALGLSLPGNGSTLATHADRKRLFVEAGHLIVDVTRRHYEQDDDSVLPRSIANRQAFHNAMSLDIAMGGSTNTVLHLLAAAREGEIDFTMADIDKLSRKVPVLCKVAPSVSHVHMEDVHRAGGIMGILGELDRAGLLDTSLPMVHSPSLADALDRWDVKRTTSQSVHDFFRAGPAGIPSQTAFSQDCRYDSVDTDREKGVIRAKEHAYSQDGGLAVLYGNIARDGCIVKTAGVDESILKFTGRVRIFESQDSSVSAILTGKIEAGDVVLIRYEGPRGGPGMQEMLYPTSYLKSKGLGKKCALVTDGRFSGGTSGLSIGHVSPEAAEGGEIGLAQEGDTLEIDIPNRTIHLAVSDEEMARRRAEMEARGAAAWKPGEKRTRKISTALKAYALLATSAAEGAVRRVD